The genomic stretch TTTTCTTTGGGAATTCGATCATGTCGATGCCTCTCAGGATGATGTTGTACGTCTTCATTGGATCGGGACCAGAGAATGGAGGGCTAAGGGGAGACAAAAAGAATCAGAATCGGCTTCCAAAGACCCGCCCCCTTTTTGTCTCTGATGACGAGACACTCtctcagtggggcaaaaaattaCAATTGTATGGATGGAATAAGTTCCTCCGTTTTGCATGACGATTCCCTTTCTGTTTTCAGGTGGTATTACCTGCCAGTCAGGAGCTCAAACATAAGGATCCCCAGCGACCAGTAATCAGCGGAGATGTCGTGGCCTTTGTTCAGGATGATCTCAGGCGCCACATACTCAGGCGTCCCGCAGAAAGTCCACGTTTTCTTCCCGAAACCGATCTTTTTGGCGAAACCAAAGTCCACCTGGCGAAAGACGCTTTTTAACTTGTGGAAAGTAGGAGCGAGAAAAAACACCTGGTGGAGCGCTCACCAGTTTGGCATAGCCCCTGTGGTCCAGTATAAGGTTCTCTGGTTTGAGGTCTCTGTATATGATGCCTTTGGAATGGAGATACGCGAAGGCCTCCACCACGCAGCCAGTGTAAAACCTGGTGGTCGAGTCCTCGAATGAACCACTGGAAAAAAATGAGAGAACAAACTCGGTGAGTCAAActcgattttgaatgaaagatcCATGTGTACATTTCGTACCGGTCCCGAAGAATGGTCCACAGTTCTCCTCCTAAGCAGGCTTCCATCAGCATGTAGAGGTACTTGCTGTCCTTAAACGTTCTATAGAGTCTGTAAATGCAAAGTAGAAGCGCTTTGCCAATATGATGGTGGCAAGCAAACATTTGAATAATTGAACAAATGATCATGTTTCTGTGAAATTGACAGCGCTCATCAAtgtgatcattcgctgccagattggacgtctatcgccgtcaatggcattgtatTAAGGTGAGATATTTCTACCTAACAATGAAATCGGAGTGGGCCTCCTGCATAATGAGTTTCTCGGAGCGAATGTGCTCCTGTTGCCTGGTGTCAACGATGTGCCGCTTTTTAAGGATTTTCATGGCAAAGGTTTTGTTCTCGTCACTCTTGAGCTGAACCTGAAGAGAGATGATGAAACAAAAGACCAGCAGAATTAGAATTCAGCGCCACCTGTATTTCCGTCATTCACCTGCTGAGAGAAGAAACACTTGCTCACCAGCTCCACACGACCAAAGCCGCCGACCCCCAGAGTGTCGATGATGTTGAAATCGGCTAGGTTAAGATTGAAGAAAAACGCGTTCTCTGCTTCATACCTGTGGTTGAAGAAGAAAGAGGCGGGATTActcttgagagaaaaaaatgaaagacaagaTAATCCACATTCAGTTTTGTCTTTCCGTTCATTTGTTTGCAAATCTCAGCGGATTACGCGGGACTAATCTAGCAGGGATTGTCTCAAGGATGTGAAGTGTATGAATACACAAAACGCTTCACTTGGATTAAGACATGAGTGTCCTCAGGTTGCCTCCATTATAAGAATCGTAGACATCTGCCGCCAATCGAGACGCCTTTTGGATTGTGTCTGTCACTGATCCTGTCACGCCGCCTATGTTTTCAGGTTATTCTTTGATCGGGATCGTGTTCCGGCGGATCAGGATTTGGATCAGTGGATTTAATATTGTTCTATTCCGCGCAATTTGCGCAACAAGTACATGTACGTAATGGGAAATATTTTGTCTTGGGTCTAAAACTACTGTCCGAGACCAGATCTCattgaaaaaaggacaagacCAAAACTTTCAGGAGTCTAGGCCCAGATAAGACGGAGTCTGAGATGTAACAAAAAccataaaattaaatttaaaaaatatatacatatattgtggtgaccctttgttatgacataattcacccaccgaacttgtgtgtgggagatgttgtgcgtcacagtcacgtgacacagaGACTTAAGAGCCGTGTGCGTTCCGGCTGAGTTAGCAGAGTTCATAGCGAGTTACAAGAGACACATGAGCAGCCGAGCACGGCAAATAAGACTCCACCCAACGTCTTACcgctacaatatatatatatatttatatatatatatatatatatatatatatatatatatatatatatatatatatatatatatatatatatatatatatatatatatatatatatatatattatacatttttttttttcgcgttgttAAGGTTGCTGTCATTTATATTGTAGACAAAAACTTTTGGCAATGGAGACTGAAATTTGACTACTTTTGAGAGTTACATTAGATATACACAGCCCAAACACATGTTCTGAGCGTTCtgagatatgtttttttttgtgcccaagAAATTCTGGGTCACTCAAAATACGTGTTGTATTATTCACACGTGAGCTTTTCATGTGTTATTCTTCATtatcttttaatttttaaaggataCCAGGCGAGCTGTGTGTCATTTTCAAGTGTCAGGATGATGGATGAGGTACCCAATTACACTAATAGTAAACAGACACGACATATGCTAATGTTTTAAGGCCAAGGGAAAACCACAAGTATCAAAATATCTCTACAACTAGCCAGCAGATGGCAACATTGCTCTGTTTTAAAAGCACAGAATGTGAAGCATTTGTAATAAATCTTGATATGCATGTCGAGGATAGACAAGCACGCTTCGGTTGATAACCTTTGAGAGCAGCTGATGATTTCAGGGCAGGCTTAAAAGTGCATTCTTATGCTTATCCAGCATGGAATAGCACTTGTTGTCATTCCATAAGTGAAAGAAGCACTCAGAGGTGAAAGCAAAGAATTTGACACTGGCCGCTGCATCCACAGCTATAGATCAAACCTTGAGTAGATAAGCCTGACCTTAAGACAGAGATGAACTACATCCATCACACAAATGCATCTTGGACCGACCTCAGTTTTAGATCAATCCCCCTAGTTTAAAGAAGAAACTTGAAgaggacaaaacaaaaaaagaaatctaACCCAAACCTTAACTCAATAGCTGCAATTTTTGGGGATAGACATCAAAAGGGATAACAAAGAGGTAGAAGAGGGGGAAGAAACACAAATGCTGTATCGGCACCCTGATTCCTAAGGGGGAACAGATATAAGAAGATGGTGAATAAAAGTCATGATCTGCGCCCCAATTCcttagggggaaaaaagacaacaaaacagtaaatgggggtgggggaaaTTAACAAAATGTACTATTGCCGCCCCGATTatttaggtggaaaagggaaaacaagtGGGTTgataggggaaaaaaactcaTTATCTGCACCCTGATTCCTTTATTCGAAAAGGGGAAATGAGGATAGAGGAGGGGAAGCATACACTATATATCTACTACATACTATTACTGTACTGGCCCATTTCCTATGGTGGAAAGGGAAAAATGAGGtggaagaggtaaaaaaaaacagcaaaactcaCTATCGGCTCCTTGATTCCttaggtggaaaagggaaaatggGATGTATGATGGGGTGGGGTGACATCCCCTTCATCAACATATTGGCTGcccttgacggcgatagacgtccaatccatcttgatgccaaataattggacgtctgtcagtGCCAATGGCAGTCAACATTGAATCTTACCGGTCCATCTTCAACCAGTCCATCAAATGAAATCCAACTTAAATCATACAAAATAGCACTTGAATACAACATTACTACAAAATTAGGAGTTACCATGGTAACAAATTTGCAGCTTTCTGTAGAGATAGTTATTGGCCATGCGGAAAATGTAAATAGAAGATACCTGAAATCACCCCTGGCTCTCTACAATCGTACATTTTGCAGGTAGAACAGGACATCATAATGCTTTATACAGCAAATCTATTAAAAGTGCTGCATGGTAAAATGCTCCTCCGCAGATGGAGACGCCCCCCAGTGGGTGATAAAACTGTGAAGGACTGATGAGATCATAGGAATAATACAGTCCACATGACTTGAAGCCACAGTGCATTGCAGTctgttttcattgtttttctaCTGGGGTAGCTTCCCAAAAACGTACAAGTCTAGTACATTTCAGGATAAATGTGAATTGCACTTTTAAAATGACCTTTAACCCCTATAGTGCACTCATTTAACTGATTGGTTCATTTACCCCTCCTAGTCGAAATGGACTCGATgtctaccgccgtcaatggcatcgaaacATGAGCTATCGCAGCAAGTTTAGGTATTACGAGATTTAAGTCATCTATCTTAATATTACGAGATTAGAGTCATAACATAATGACAACAAATTTGCAACATTACaagaaaattttaattttatggtattaaagtcataatattatGAGAAATAAAATTGGAATATTACATAACTTTACATACTTTACGTAATATGTATGGATGGCAAAGTCATAACAACGTTACCTAACTTTACATATTTCACGTAaagttattagaaaaatattatgaGATTAACGTTGGAACattatgagaaaaatattggtaGTATAACTTCACATACTTTACGTAATATGTATGGATGCAGCACGGCAAGTTATAATATTAAAACTGTACATAACTACGTACTTAATATTACAAGATGTAGTGCTGAAATCCCCAATCTTTTGGTTCATCAGCATTAAATataagcattttgaaaaaagaggATCATAACcctttatgtgtgtttttttttttttttttaaacgaccaAAAAATTGTCAATCTGTTGCTGACACCGCATTTTCAATGGgcttcaatcattttctggttTTTGAGTTGAGTTCCATGTTTGAGTTTAGAGGTTTCATCAAGTAAAATTTAAGACCacttagaaaaaaaatttaacggcAAAACTGAAAGCCGACATCACAAAAAATCATTAACTCCCAGAATGTCAATGAAAGTCGATGCCTTATATAAAGACAATTTAtcatgttcttttttaaaaaaatttttttattggaaAGCAAATTTACTAATGTAAAGGCAGCCTGACATACTGTATGCCCGATTCATAGCGGAGAGTGCCTTATGACTTGTGTATTGATATCTCCTTGTTTCCATGGCGACAGCAATACCAAGTCGCAGGTCGTCGCTTCACTTGTCTCTCTTTTCAACCATCTGTTGTAATGCAGCAAACCTAAAGTTTTACTGATTTGCTCgctttgacggccatagacatccaatccattttgaactggagggattgctgccagccctgccagtttaaaatggattggatgtctaatgcTGTCCAAAAAAGTGAGGACAAAATAATTACCTCCACATATTTCATTTTTGAGAACCCACGAAAAATGCTTTCGAGTTTGTGTTAAATTTGTAATTAATCGGTTATTTCACTCTTctagaatttattgtcattatttttcaagtttTCTTTTTACAGGAAGCAACCAATAGAAAATGCTTCCATTTGGTTTGTCCACAATGATTCAAGAATTTATTGGGGTCAAAAActttgatacagtggggcaaataagtatttagtcaaccaccaattgtgcaagttctacttgaaaagattagagaggcctgttattgtcaacatgggtaaacctcaaccatgagagatggaatgtggagaaaaaaaaagaaaatcactgtttttgatttttaaagaatttatttccaaattagagtggagaataagtagagctgggaatctttgggcacctaacgattcgattacgattacgattcagaggctccgattcgattataaaacgattattgatgcacccccctcatttaaaaaaaaaaaaaaagtgctcaaaaatactctcaggctaaaccaaactactatttcagtatcaagttaacatatagcagtaaaaaaatatacaaaaataacagtaaataagaaactccagtccccattctgtatcagcagctgtaaactacattcaattaatgtaatgttgtgaatcaaccgttaaagttgttaaaattgctcccgttattccataatttcccttttgtctactttcgacatgtgaaagttttaaaactattttaaggatagattcaagtcaatatttcaccgatttaggagtattttagacaaaaagttaattaggtttgcttggaaggttcgctacaacagccttgcagggaagtgtactgctttaagatggcgaccgtttactaacgcccgcatctagctttttgtagaagtGCTGCTAACgataccgaatctatattgcatctagtcctatataaatgatacctACATTATGTgggtgtactttgtagcagcttttcggcagcagtcaggtatgttgttgtgtttttttttatctcgttgcatgagttgagctagagccgtgagttgatattggcattacccgaggggccgggtaatgagaaccatgatgtttagctactctcgctccattcctcattgtcccgaagaccgcgcggcgcgctgagtgtgttgtacttccgctttacttggcatatttcaataatcggaatttggatgtttgtgaatcgttctcgaatcttccacggccgaatcgcgaataatctaagaatcggaaattttgcacacctctaaaaataagtatttggtcacctacaaacaagcaagatttctggctgtcaaagaggtctaacttcttctaacgaggtctaatgaagctccactcgttacctgtattaatggcacctgttttaactcattatcggtataaaagacacctgtccacaacttcagtcactcacactccaaactccactatggccaagaccaaagagctgtcgacggacaccagggacaaaattgtagaccttcaccaggctgggaagactgaatctgcaataggtaaaatgcttggtgtaaagaaatcaactatgggagcaactattagaaaatggaccactgataatctccctcgatctggggctccatgcaagatctcaccccgtggcgtcaaaataatagcaagaacggtgagcaaaaatcccagaaccacacggggggacctagtaaatgacctacagagagctgggaccacagtaacaaaggctactatcagtaacacaatgcgccaccagggactcaaatcctgcactgccagaccctgtccccctgctgaagaaagtacacgtccaggcccgtctgcggttcgctagaaatcatttggatgatcaagaagaggaccgggagaatgtgttacggtcggatgaaaccaaaatagaacttttttgtgtttggaggagaaagaatactgaatagcatctgaagaacaccatacccactgtgaagcatgggggtggaaacatcatgctttggggctgtttttctgcaaagggaccaggacgactgatctgtgtagaggaaagaatggatggggccatgtatcgagagattttgagcgaaaatctccttccatcagcaagggcattgaagatgaaacgtggctgggtctttcagcatgacaatgatcccaaacacacagccagggcaacaaaggagtggcttcgtaagaagcatttc from Corythoichthys intestinalis isolate RoL2023-P3 chromosome 10, ASM3026506v1, whole genome shotgun sequence encodes the following:
- the LOC130922520 gene encoding cGMP-dependent protein kinase 1 isoform X4, coding for MDPWNTDSEDSRGWSDSSDEDCQSEGESNFNYDQVEDIRTANVIAAEAVTCLVIDRDSFKHLIGGLEDVSSKGHEDVDAKAKYEAENAFFFNLNLADFNIIDTLGVGGFGRVELVQLKSDENKTFAMKILKKRHIVDTRQQEHIRSEKLIMQEAHSDFIVRLYRTFKDSKYLYMLMEACLGGELWTILRDRGSFEDSTTRFYTGCVVEAFAYLHSKGIIYRDLKPENLILDHRGYAKLVDFGFAKKIGFGKKTWTFCGTPEYVAPEIILNKGHDISADYWSLGILMFELLTGSPPFSGPDPMKTYNIILRGIDMIEFPKKITKNAANLIKKLCRDNPSERLGNLKNGVKDIQKHKWFEGFNWEGLKKGTLTPPIIPNVTSAVDTSNFDSFPEDNEDPPPDDNSGWDVDF